From the genome of Pseudoxanthomonas sp.:
CGTCAACCCCGAGCTGCCCTTGGGACTGCTCGCCAACACCGTCGCCGCCATCGGCATAGGGATGGCCGCAAAGCTACCCGCGCTGGCCGGCCGGCCCCTGACCGACGCGGCGGGCCGGACCATCGATGCCAGCTCTTGCTTGCCTGTCCCGGTACTCCAGGGCGACGCCACGCTGATACGGGCCTTGTTGCTCAAGGCATTGGAGACACATCAAGCGCTTGCGCTGGTGCCCTTCCCGGCCTTCGCGCGCAGCCTGCACGACTTCCACGATTACCAGGTGCAGTTCCCCGGGCGCGATTTGCAGCAGGAGACCCTTGACGGTGTGGGACTGGCCGGCCCGGCCAAGTGGATCAAGTCCGTGACGGGCGCGTTGAAGCTGCTGCGCTGACACCGATGCATGGAGCGGATCCTGATCCGCCATCCCAATGCATCGCCACGACGGCCCGGAACGCGATCACCGAAGTGACAAACTCGCCAATGGCTGGCAACCGCCAGCAGCGGTGCGAAAACGAAAAACGCCGGCTTGCGCCGGCGTTTTCGTGTCCCCGCAGGCCGCGATGCGACCCGGCAGGTTCAGTGCTTGAGCGTCTTGCGCAGGCGTTCGAGGGCCTGCAGCTGGACCACGGCTTCCATCAGCTTGCGCTGGGCTTCGGCCAGGTCTTCGGTCTCGCCGCGGTTGGCCAGCACGC
Proteins encoded in this window:
- a CDS encoding DUF2000 domain-containing protein, whose protein sequence is MLEDIRIAIIVNPELPLGLLANTVAAIGIGMAAKLPALAGRPLTDAAGRTIDASSCLPVPVLQGDATLIRALLLKALETHQALALVPFPAFARSLHDFHDYQVQFPGRDLQQETLDGVGLAGPAKWIKSVTGALKLLR